In Patescibacteria group bacterium, the genomic stretch ATCCCAACAGCGCGGAAACCGAGCCGGTGAAGATCGGACCATTCGCCGCACCGGAAGAGCTGGAAGCTGCCGCAGAAGCCGTCGAGCCAAAGATCGCAAAGTCGGAAAAAGCGGTCGTGCTGCAGGTCACCACTCGAGAAGTGGTATTGGTGGAACATCCAGACAGCGCATGCCAATCGGAGCCGTCATATCGATAAATGACCAGAGTGGAATCATCAAGACTCGATACATCGGAAGCAGAATACGAAAGCGAAACCGTGAGCGCCTCAGAGAAAGTCGAGAGCGTAGTGGTCGCATCGATCAAGGCTTTCAAATTAAAAACCTTGTCACCAACACGATTCTTGCCAGAGGGCACGGAGACGTTCAAAAAGAACGCCGTACTATCGAGCTCATGAGCCTGGAAGACGGCCGAGGTCGTCGTGCCACTAAAGGAAGTCGGCACAGTAAGAGACAGGACTCCTTCTGTCACGGTGCCGCCGGCGGCAGTGGTGATAGCCTGTGATTCACTGGCGGTGATAGAGGCACTAGAGGTACAGCCAGTGGTGTAGAAGGTGTCATCTGTAGAAGTCCCGATATTCCCGACGGCATCAGTGCTGGATGCTTGAAAATGATACTGCGTGCAGGCTGTCAGGCTAGCAAGACTGACAGAATGGCTCGTCACTCGCGGCGACGTGTCCGTCTCGACCGTCGAAGTGCCGTAGCTCGAAGACGGACCAAAGTTCACCATCGAAGAAGCCGCCTCGTCGGTGGTCCAAGTGATGGTGGCGGTAGTTGTGGCGGTCGAAGTAGCGACTGAGGTCAATACTGGGGCAGCATTGTCGACCGTGAAAGAAACGGTGCTCGAGGTGGCGTAATTGCTCGATGTATCACGCGCGACCGCAAAAGCGCTGTGCGCGCCGCTTGTAGTGGCGGTGGAATTCCAAGTAATCCCGTAGGTCGAAGTGGCATCCTCGCTCCCTTGCAGGGTACCGTCCACGTAGAAGGAGACGCCAGCGAGGGCAATGTTGTCGCTCGCCGTCGCAGTAAGAGATACTGCACTGCCGCCCACGGTAGCAGCAGCCGAAGGTGCCGTCAGAGACACGCTAGGAGCCGTAACATCAGCAATACCGCCAGCACCGTATTCATACGCACCAATATCCGTACTGCCGCTCCTCGTGCCGCCACGCTGGTCGGTGCCGGGAATAGACACTGTGCCATTGGCCGAAGTGTTGCCGGCATCGATCGCCACCGAATCGCTCGACAAGGCCAAGGTCTGCACACCATTGGATGTGCTATTGTCGGCCAAAGAAGCGCTGAGGCTGAGAGTCGATTGATCGCCAGTGAGGTTACCAGTACCGCTCCAGGTCTTGTTGGTACTGTACTCGACCACGTTGTAGCCGTTGTCGGTGATGCGTCCCGCCGAGCCGGACACGACATAGAAGTCGTTCGCTGTACTGTTCCCGGTGTTGTTGGCAAGGATGGTGTTTTTCAAAATGAAATTGTAGCCGTCGGTAACCGACTCGAACATCACGCCGCCGGCGCCGGCTGTGGCCGTATTGTTGGCGATAGTGCTGTTTGTGACCGTAAATGAGTTTGGATAATACACCTGCAAAGCGCCGGCGTAGGAATTGGTGCTGTTGCCGGAAAAGGTGGAGTTGGTGATCTTTGTTGTCACAAACCGAAAGACGCCAAGCGCTCCAGACGGCTCGGCATAGCTGTAAGCAAAAGTCGTTGGATTACTACTACTCGCAACATTGGCTGAAAAAGTGGATGCGGTGATATTGATCGTGTTGCTCTGGCCTGAATAAATACCGCCGGAACCGTAATATTTTCCGTTGAAGGTGTTGTTTGCGATCGTCGAAGTCGAAAGATTGAGAGTGCCGCTGGCGTCGTGTTTCAAAGTGATCGCGCCGGCACCGTAATAATTGGTGGTGGAGTTGTACCAATTGTACGAAATGGTCGAATTTTGCACCGTAAGCGTACCGCTCGTAGTGATGCCACCAGCCGTCTCCGTGGCCGTACTCACGCCGTAGCGGATGGTGACGTCTTTAATAACCACAGTCTTGCCAGAGCTCACTGTAAACACGCCTCGGTCAGCCGTATTCTCCGAACTCGCTGCCTGGATAAAAGTGACGCCCGCTCCCTGCCCTTGAATTGTGAGGCTTTTCCCTAGCGTGTAGCCGGTGCCGGAAGCATCACCCGTCTCACCGGCACTGGTCCAATCGAAAGTACCCGAGAGATTGAGAGTGTCCCCAGAAGCTGCCGCCACGGTGTACCCTTTGTGGAAAGTCGCGTAGGGCGTACCGGAAGAGCCGTCACCCGTCGTATCGTTGCCGGTCGAGCTGTTGACGTAGTAGGTTGCCGCAGAGGCCGCCGCCGGGAAAAGAAACATGCAGAGTAAAAAAATACTGGCGAACAGAACGCTACGAGCGCGACTTTGCATACTCCAGGCCATGTCGAGATATTGTATCATCTGATGAAACGGCGACAATGCACAAAAAGCTCGTGCGGGAAAAGAAAAAAGCGCCGTCCCTCGGGGCGGCGCTTCGCGAACACTGGACCAACAGACCGCTTAGGCGGGGGCGGAGGCGGAGGCGGTCGGAGCCGCTTTCCTCGCCGCAGTGCCCAATCGGTAGAGGAGCCGCTTTTCTTCGTCGAGACTCTTGATGAGCTCGGTGAGGATAGCAATCTGCGCCTTGCACTGACCGTTCAGTGACTCCACAGCGATGCGGACTTCTTCCTGAGGCATCTGTCGCAGGTTGGTCGCTGCTAGACGCAACGCCATCATCCTCCGCTCAAGAGCAGCGGAGTAATCGCTCGGCTTGACCTTCCGTGTCCGCTTGTGGACGACGAATTCTTTGCCGAGCATCTTGATCGTCGCTCTGATGAGGCCTCTGGTGGGCTGCTGTTTCGCCTTTTCCCAGATTTCCAACTGCCTTGCCGGGTCGATCCGAGAGAGCTCGACAGCTTCCGCTAGACGGATGCGGTCGGACTTCGGAGTCGGCGGGTCAAGGAGCGGTTTCAGCTCTGGGACGAGACGCTGCAACGAGTGCAGATTGCAGACCGTCACCACGCTTTGGCCGATAGCCGCAGCGATGTTGGTGAGGGACACGCCAACTTCGACCTGGGACGCGATCGCGTTCGAGATCTCCACGTGCGTGTGGCCTTCGCGGCAGAAGTTCTGGATCAAGGAACCCATATGCTGGTCTGCCTTCGACTTTGGACGAGAAACCGTGATGGCAATATGCGTCGCGCCAATCATCTCAAGGGCGCGCCAGCGACGTTCGCCGTCGATGAGTTCGAAATCGAACCCATCTTCAGGCGGCGTGAGGCGCTTGACCATGCACGGTGTCCGCTGACCATGCTTCCGGATGCTCAATCCAAGCTTCTTCAGCTTATCGGGATCAAACCAGACCCGCGGCTGGCCCGGAAAACGAGGGTCGTTCGACGGGGCAAACGGCCGAACCTTCCCCACCGGCACCACCAATGCTTCAGTGACGTCTGGCGGTGGCGGCACAGAGGTATCAGCCTCTTCGACGGCAGCCCGCTTGATCCGCCTCTTTCGATACTTGCGTGGCGCCTTCTCCATCATCGCGTTTGGCGGTGCCTTTTCGACAACCGGTTTGGTTTCTGGAGGAGGTGTAGCGACAGGTGCCGGCATGGGAGCTGGCACTGCGGGTTTGCGCGGCGGCGGAACGGCGGCCGCTGTGGCAATCGGTGGAGCGAGACGCGGGGCGGGCCTGATCGGCACTACCACTTCGTCAGGTTCACCCGAAGAACTGCGACCATCCGAGCCTACGCTTCTGTCTGTAACATCAACTTCTTCTGCCCCAGTGACAGTCAGCTCCGGCCTCCAAACACCACGTTCGGTCGGCTTCTTGACGGCATCGGGCGTGTAGGCACCGAGCCCAACTACCGCCGGATCCGGGACGGCCATCGCATGCGGCATCTGATTTGCCTGCAAGACGAATCGAGGAGAGAAAACGGGCGGCTCGCAGCCAATGCCTTTGAGCAACCCGAGCTTCGTCACTTCAACTCGCGGATGTCTGTCGCAGACATAAAGCCACATGACATGTCCGGAAGACACCAGGAAATAGGTGAGCGATCTGTCGGCACGGAGTGTGTCCGTATCGACGATCTCTCCCTTCTGAACCTCACGTTCAGGACCGTTGCAAGAAATGACTTGAAATGGCCTCCGACGAAGTGACTCACCTGAGGAAACGACTTCGTGACGGAAGACAAACATGCCGTCTGTCGGGAAGCCGCTGGCTCCCACGAATCCTGCACTCTGAGACAGGACCTTCCCTCGCTCACCCGCATCATTGCTGATAGCGAGGACGCGGAGTTCAACCGTTTGCACCGCAGATGCAGAGGTGGCTTTCCCACCCTGCTGTTGGTTTTTCGACTTCATAACTACCTCACTTTCGTGTTGTTCTCGGTGAGAGAAGAGCTTGTTGGTTGTATTGTCAAGCCTGGCGAAATGATACACGAGCGAGCGACAACATACCACTTGACCGACGAAGCGGTATGTTTCAGAAAAATTTCAAGACTACTCCCAGATTCCAAATGGCAGCCCAGCATAATGCACCACGACGTAGAGAAAGATGCTGTAGCCAACAATCGCCACGATGAGTGCGATGAGCGTCGTGTTCACGATCTCCTGTCGGCGCTTTTTTACTTCATCGAGTGTGCAGATCCCCTTCTGTTGACGAAAATACAGCACGAGGCTCCATGCGAGGAGGATTAAGCCAACAATACGAAAGGCCCAGCGGTAGTCGCCATAAAAGGTATCTGCGAGGGAGGAGGCAAAAGCCGCCGTCGACAAGCCGAAGGCAACAAGGATGAGCGGACTCAAGCAGCACAAAGACGCTGCCAGCACCGGCAGACCCGTGAGCTTCAAGAGATCTTTCGCTTTCACTCGCCTATTATAACAGATGATAGAATAGACCCATGAACAAACAGCGCATCTGGACAATTGTTGGTGCAGTCGCGACTATCGCTACCATCGGCGCAGCAGCCCAGTGGGGCTACGGGTGGTACCAAGGTCGTTTTGCACCGAGTGTGCTCGATACATCGGCTAAATCGACTGGGCCAACCTTCAGCACTTCACCATTACCAGCGACGACGACCACTGCTCTCGTCTATTTCGCCGGCGGTTGTTTTTGGTGTGTCGAGAGTGATTTCGAAAAGCTGCCCGGGGTCGTGGAGGTGGTATCGGGCTACACGGGCGGCACCACAGGCATAGACGGTCCGACCTACTCCGAGGTCTCGAGGGGTGCGACCGGCCATCGCGAAAGCGTGAAGGTGGAATATGATCCACAAAGACTGACCTATGCTCAGCTGGTATTTTGGCTCTTGCGTCACAGCGACCCGACCGATGCGACGGGTTCCTTCTACGATCGCGGCCACCAGTACACTTCGGCCGTGTACTACCAAACCGATGTTGAAAAACAGGCCGCCGAAGAGGTAATCGCAAAGGTGGCTCAACTAAAAATATTTTCGAAACCAGTTGTGACAGCCATCGAACCCGTCAGCGAATTCTGGATCGCCGAAGACTATCATCAAGATTTCTACAAGAAAAACACCACTCGCTACGAACACTATCGCCAAGCCTCCGGCCGCGACGCCTTCTATGCATCAATTTGGGGCAGCGGGAAATACGATCATTTGTTTGACGCCGTGGCGACGTCGCCAGCAAATGGTTGGACCTCATTCACAAAACCCGACGACACAGATCTCCGCGCCAGACTGACCCCACTCCAATACGAAGTGACCCAGCAGGCTGGCACTGAAAAGCCATTTCAAAACGAATACGATAGCAACAAGCGCGACGGCATCTACGTCGACATTGTCTCCGGTGAGCCTCTCTACTCTTCGCTCGACAAATACGAATCTGGCACTGGCTGGCCGTCATTCTCCAAGCCGATTTCTCCCGAGGCTGTGACCTTGCACGAAGTCAACGGCTGGTTCACCAGGCGCACCGAGGTCCGCTCCCGCTATGCCGACTCGCATCTCGGCCACGTCTTCGAGGACGGACCCGCCCCAACCGGCCTCCGCTACTGCATGAACTCCGCCGCGCTGCGTTTTGTACCCAAGGAAGATTTGGCAAAAGAGGGCTTGGGGGAATACCTGAAGCTGTTCTAAAAATTGACATTACCACCGTAAAAATGGTAAAAACTGTCCAGGAAGAAATTCCTGGACTACCCTCTTGAAAAAAGAGGTGGTTGGACCCATTTTGTCCAACCGTGTTTCAGGATCGTCTCAGCGGTCTTTGAAACAGTGGTTGTCGGAAACAACACAACCGGGCATAAGGAGCGCCCAGTGAGAGAAATTTTCTCTCCGAAGCAACGACAGTAATGCAAGACACCCTCAAGATCCACAACGCCGTATGGCCGGGCCTCGTCGGAAAAGGCAGCCCCGGTGCCGAGCCGTTCATTGACCTCGACACCATGCTCGACCTCACCGCCAACGCGGAAGTGAACGGCGTGAAATTCGATGGCGTTGACCTGTTCGCCTACAATCCGCACATCGACATCGACATCAGTGACGATGGCATTAAGGCTCTCGCTGACAAGATCAGGGCGAAGAACCTCATGATCGGCTCCATCGTCGCACCTGTTTGGTTTGACGGCAACGCCATGGGCGGCTCCGATAAGCGCGCCGGCTGGGTCACCGCAGTCAGGAAAACCTGCCGCATCGCTCACAAGCTCCGCGAAATCGGCGCACGTCCCTGC encodes the following:
- a CDS encoding Ig-like domain-containing protein → MFLFPAAASAATYYVNSSTGNDTTGDGSSGTPYATFHKGYTVAAASGDTLNLSGTFDWTSAGETGDASGTGYTLGKSLTIQGQGAGVTFIQAASSENTADRGVFTVSSGKTVVIKDVTIRYGVSTATETAGGITTSGTLTVQNSTISYNWYNSTTNYYGAGAITLKHDASGTLNLSTSTIANNTFNGKYYGSGGIYSGQSNTINITASTFSANVASSSNPTTFAYSYAEPSGALGVFRFVTTKITNSTFSGNSTNSYAGALQVYYPNSFTVTNSTIANNTATAGAGGVMFESVTDGYNFILKNTILANNTGNSTANDFYVVSGSAGRITDNGYNVVEYSTNKTWSGTGNLTGDQSTLSLSASLADNSTSNGVQTLALSSDSVAIDAGNTSANGTVSIPGTDQRGGTRSGSTDIGAYEYGAGGIADVTAPSVSLTAPSAAATVGGSAVSLTATASDNIALAGVSFYVDGTLQGSEDATSTYGITWNSTATTSGAHSAFAVARDTSSNYATSSTVSFTVDNAAPVLTSVATSTATTTATITWTTDEAASSMVNFGPSSSYGTSTVETDTSPRVTSHSVSLASLTACTQYHFQASSTDAVGNIGTSTDDTFYTTGCTSSASITASESQAITTAAGGTVTEGVLSLTVPTSFSGTTTSAVFQAHELDSTAFFLNVSVPSGKNRVGDKVFNLKALIDATTTLSTFSEALTVSLSYSASDVSSLDDSTLVIYRYDGSDWHALSGCSTNTTSRVVTCSTTAFSDFAIFGSTASAAASSSSGAANGPIFTGSVSALLGYVAPRAQTVYPDGRVVYHDQTPLATAAVSKSVRETPLLTSQAVFSGFSRTLRLGATGPDVLELQRLLNRQGFLLATEGPGSSGNESEYFGARTQRALIRFQEAHTDEVLKPFGLSKGSGIFAARSREVANRLARVAAH
- a CDS encoding ParB N-terminal domain-containing protein, which gives rise to MKSKNQQQGGKATSASAVQTVELRVLAISNDAGERGKVLSQSAGFVGASGFPTDGMFVFRHEVVSSGESLRRRPFQVISCNGPEREVQKGEIVDTDTLRADRSLTYFLVSSGHVMWLYVCDRHPRVEVTKLGLLKGIGCEPPVFSPRFVLQANQMPHAMAVPDPAVVGLGAYTPDAVKKPTERGVWRPELTVTGAEEVDVTDRSVGSDGRSSSGEPDEVVVPIRPAPRLAPPIATAAAVPPPRKPAVPAPMPAPVATPPPETKPVVEKAPPNAMMEKAPRKYRKRRIKRAAVEEADTSVPPPPDVTEALVVPVGKVRPFAPSNDPRFPGQPRVWFDPDKLKKLGLSIRKHGQRTPCMVKRLTPPEDGFDFELIDGERRWRALEMIGATHIAITVSRPKSKADQHMGSLIQNFCREGHTHVEISNAIASQVEVGVSLTNIAAAIGQSVVTVCNLHSLQRLVPELKPLLDPPTPKSDRIRLAEAVELSRIDPARQLEIWEKAKQQPTRGLIRATIKMLGKEFVVHKRTRKVKPSDYSAALERRMMALRLAATNLRQMPQEEVRIAVESLNGQCKAQIAILTELIKSLDEEKRLLYRLGTAARKAAPTASASAPA
- a CDS encoding mercuric transporter MerT family protein; this encodes MKAKDLLKLTGLPVLAASLCCLSPLILVAFGLSTAAFASSLADTFYGDYRWAFRIVGLILLAWSLVLYFRQQKGICTLDEVKKRRQEIVNTTLIALIVAIVGYSIFLYVVVHYAGLPFGIWE
- the msrB gene encoding peptide-methionine (R)-S-oxide reductase MsrB, with product MNKQRIWTIVGAVATIATIGAAAQWGYGWYQGRFAPSVLDTSAKSTGPTFSTSPLPATTTTALVYFAGGCFWCVESDFEKLPGVVEVVSGYTGGTTGIDGPTYSEVSRGATGHRESVKVEYDPQRLTYAQLVFWLLRHSDPTDATGSFYDRGHQYTSAVYYQTDVEKQAAEEVIAKVAQLKIFSKPVVTAIEPVSEFWIAEDYHQDFYKKNTTRYEHYRQASGRDAFYASIWGSGKYDHLFDAVATSPANGWTSFTKPDDTDLRARLTPLQYEVTQQAGTEKPFQNEYDSNKRDGIYVDIVSGEPLYSSLDKYESGTGWPSFSKPISPEAVTLHEVNGWFTRRTEVRSRYADSHLGHVFEDGPAPTGLRYCMNSAALRFVPKEDLAKEGLGEYLKLF